The Ziziphus jujuba cultivar Dongzao chromosome 3, ASM3175591v1 region GCCCAGAATTATCAACATTCCCtttaatgatatataaaaatgtgaAGGATATGGGTTGTGTTCAATTATTTTGTAATGATTGGCAAGTCAAAGGATTTACATTTCATAACAAGATAcaagttttttttaaataaaaataaaaaggtatatatttatttgatgtccaatctatggccaaaaaaaaattactgaaatttaaaagcatttttttgaatttcaatgTATAAGagaaaactaacattttttttttttaaattgttgggAAACAGAGAGAACCAACATTTTCTAGAACATGAATATCtgttttttaatcttttggGGGAATTATTAGTTATTCATATCAGATCCACTTGTCAGTATAAGATGTGCTACAGGAGGTGCATGaatatttcatatattatacaataacaccattgatttaaaagataataataaaataatatcatttcCATGCCGTGGCAGCTTTTCATTTGGAAACTTGgtataaaaaaattgagttattgataatggcaataataatcTAATGGGCATGAGAGGGACGGTCTCCTAAAATTTCCATtataattctcttttttttccccaagtTAGGTCCTCAAGAATGGAAAATTTCACACTTTTTAGCTTTACAAGCAAGATTGATCATTTTTCTAtgtaaaatcacataaattattaatttcaaacGAACAATTTTTCTTACTACTGGTTCATCTAAGTGAGTTTCAATATTAtttcaagaaaaaacaaaaacaaaaacaaacaaaggactttcattcttgtatttaatgtttatattaaaaatatatatatatgcattgaaGTTTTAACTGTTTTGTTTCTCTTCACCCTCTAAAAGTCAAAGTTACAAAACCTTGTGCAAAATCCATCACAATCTTTGAGGTAATCTCATAAATATGTCCGATGAGTTGGTTTGTATCTTTTTAGCTTGTCCCCTAATTTCTTTTGGAAGTTTCCTTTTAGGATCAGAATAAAAAGGATAGACACATGGAAAAGACCCATACTTTctcataaccttttttttttttttaaatttaattataaatttactttCTATGATGATAATAAATCCTTTACTCTTACCAGGCCATAGCTCAACAACTTTGTGATAGATCAGTCACAGAAGCATGAGGTGTCTCTCTTCAGGTGTAattccaaattattattattactattattttgtaGGGAAAAGAACAATCTTTGAATTGGGTACCAAAAATGTGTCCCACATGACCAAAGAGTCTTCATCAAGATGAAGAAGATCttctcattttattttgctttggtTATTGATGCTTTACTAGCTTCTCTAGCCTAATGTTTGCTTATTTCATTACTTAGTTTTAAGTTCCAAAAAAGCTTATCAAATTAACAAGCAGCTCTTTTGGCCTCTGGCTCTCTCGAAAATCATTTATCAGTTTTTAAGTTGAACTAAAAAAGCAAGAATACAAACCATCTTAACAGAGTAATACTTTGGTGGAAATTTTGGAATCTATTGTGGAATGAGAGTAATATTTgttccacccaaaaaaataaaatccaaaacaaacaaacaaaaagtttGTCGTTGGACAATATTATATTAGAAATCATAATTGGAAAACATGGGGGCAAAAAAATAGCAAAGTCAATTTTCTCTGATTTGtacatatcattttatctatgagaaaaagaaagtaacatAAAAATAGCAGAATGATTTACCTGATCATCAGAAAAAGCAAAGAAGTACAATTATTATATCATAATAGTGAATTTCTTGCCTAAGTACCTCACTTAATAATACCAATCCACATCAGTTAAACCAGAAACAAAGCAGCCAAACCAAAGAGGAGATGGTAATAACTGAATGGAGCACACAATCTTtgacccctctctctctctctctctctctctctcgctgcttttttttttttttccttcttttttagtTTGCTATCCTCTACGCTCCATGTGGGCGATTCGGACTTATGCATTTTTAGTATAAATAGTGATACTCAACCATCGAAACTAAACTATTTTGTCTTTAACTAACACAAATAAATCATGTTATACATTCATTTTTGTTGAAAATGTTGTAATATTGTTATCTTTGTGCAAgccaaaatccatcaaaatttgcactctctctctctctctttctatagtAACATTTGACCATCAGAGCTAAGCCATTTTATTATTAACCAACATAAATAAACCATGTCTTACACCCATTTTTGTTGAAAAGGTAATAATCTTGCTATTTTTGTACAAgccaaaatccatcaaaatttgcactcattctctctctctctcaatctatatatatatatatatatatatgtatgtgtgtgtgtgtgtgtgtgtatgtatgcatatatatgagcAAATATcttttttagtaaatatttgaacatgtaCCTTAGGCAACAAGAATACATAGAGgtagtatcatattttatttagttttggatATATAAtctatttgatattaaaatttcaaatggaaaaaTGAATCAATTTTTACATATTAGTAGCTAACAGAAAATGATGCAACTTGATCATGTacttgtagaaaaaaaaaaaaatttaatatatcataTGGGATCcacaattttttatgaaaaagagAGTATATACATTCAATATACTTATAACGTGAAAAAAATGTCtttcaaacacacacacacacatatatatatatatatatatatacatgtaagtAAACTAGCTACAAATTTCCCAAGTCAatgtattaaccaaaaaaaaaaagaaaaaaagaaaaaaaaaatttccctagACTACGTCCTTTTACCTTCCCTCTGACTTAAGACATTATATTCTGTGAAAACGCCATGCCTGGTAATtaagttatacatatatatatatatatatatatatatattacgacTTCAattaaccaaagaaaaaatatttatatgtatatataaatatatatagatatataaatacatatatattatgaattcaAGTATTTCTAACTCTGAATTTTACTTTCAAATGTAGGAAAGAGCCTAAAGACCATTTTCAAGTTTCAATCAAATTATGAGAGAAAATAGATCTATTCCTCTGCTTGAGTTCACCTTTTTGTTATTTAGTGGTGTAAAccctctatttttattttcccacCACAATCAAACCCCAGTTTATTTCTGCTCTGTTTttgattttggggtttgggTTTTGGGTTTTGGATTATATATGCTCCAATTGGTGTATAACTTGTTGCACTGCATATCCCatatttgcattttctttttgtagaatatatatatatatatatatatatataaaataaaacaaaaaaacgtGTTGTGGTTGGATAAAACTGAGGATTTGGTCTCCAAAAACAGAATCAGAAATGCTTTTGTAATTCGATAAACCCAAAGACTTATCCAATCTATAGTGGAGTATACTGTTGACTGCGTATAAGAAATGTATCAGATGGGCTAAGgataaatcttttttcttttttgtgtgttGGAAATGGGCCAATTATCCATGACTTGTCCTATCAAGCTGTTCTTTTTCTGCCAATCAAAGAGGCCTAAGCTATGCTTGTTTGGATCCAAAGAATATATTTATCCACTCATTCAAGAAAAGTTTGAAGTTGAACAAAACCAAGCCATTATCCCAAAGAAAAACTTGTCCTATACCAAAATGAAAAAGCCATGGTTCAGTGGCTAGaaaatcttttcttttcatatttttcaacTGAAATCTCTCAATTTCAACAAGATTAGTAATCTTCTAATTCACCAATATTCTATAAATgtgtattatataaaatattatacacgttaatattatatatctttaCGATATGTAAGTTATTGGGTTAGTAGACAAAATAAAAGTGGAAAATGCAGGACTTTTTTCCATCAAAGATAATCATAATTATCACGTGCTGCTACTACTTTACATTACCTTAATGTGAaccaaagaaggaaaaaaataaaataaaaataaaaatataaaaaagttcaaTTTGATTACGCAACgaataatatataaatgcacAAACACTATATGTGTGGAGAGGTATGGTGACATCCACGCCACATCTATCATGAAAGAATAAAAGTGTTCATGAAAGCCCATGCATGCAAAACAGATTCAtcactactactactactactacaacTACTACTACAACTACTATACCTATCACCCATTAGCTAACCCCATTAATTTCAAGCCTCTTAATTACTACTATTTTCCTCttccaagatatatatatatatatatatctttaccTAATTACATACttacatacatataaattaaaaaaaagaacttactataaatatattaagattaagaagagagaaaattaaAGGAAGAGATCAATAGagtagatagagagagagagagatatacatatatgaacacACTTTGAAATGAAATGTGTGAATTGTTCTTTAATAATCTAGTTAAggagaaacaaattaaaaacataagaagaaacaaaaaggaaaagaaaaaaaagaaaaagaaagaaagtttcACATAACCTCCTCAACCAAACGAgcacttttataaaaaaaacctCTCCACCCCCCACTTACACAAAAACACCTCAAAAATTCTTTTAGGCGTGACAAGCCTAAGTGGGGTGCATTATCATTTCATGGTGAATCCCCTACTACACCACCCTCCAACATCCTCCATTTCCATCCTCATAAAAACAAATTTCCCTAATTtcccatttctctctctctctctctctctcccacttttttttttttattttttttagaaactttttttgtttttcaacacCATATTCATCATCCTCATTAACCAATAACAATCTTCCACATCATCATCACCTtctacatcttttttttttttttttttttttggggtcctaAAAATTTTCAACTAAGCCTAAGCTGAATATTCCATTCTTTCTCTACTTCTTTCCTTATCTACTTACCAAACCAACATCACCGTTTCCggccaaaagtttttttttttttgttttttttttggggtaatttttTCGACTACTTCCGACGTGCTGTGAATGTCTGAAACACCACATTTCCGGCCGCCGGAAACTCATCCACGGTGCAACTCCGGCATTTCAATCCCAAAGACTCAACCGCACCCGCGACACATGTCCAAACCTCGTGGCTAGAACAAGTCGTCGATATAGACATGGTAGCCGGTCGGAAAACTTGAACGACCTTCTTCAAAACCTGAACGACATCTTCATGGTCGTCGTATACAGAACCTACACATTCAAAACTGGCATAGCTATAACCATCTTCGGGGGTCACATGAATGGTGGAATACCGATCTCCATCGATCCCATTCATCGAGTAACCGCAAGGATCGAAACCGAAATCGCAAATAAGAGCAGAAGGATTAATGTTCCCGATGCCGGTGAGCTCGGTCATCTCTTTACCGGCTAAATCGCCGGATTTGCCATCGCCGGCACGGCGGTAGAACTTGGCGGCGGAGACACGGTCGAGCTCAGTCATGCAGATTTCAAAGGTGAAAAGCTCCTGATGAGGAGGAGGCAAATGGTGGTGGATCATCATGAGGCCATTGTCAGCGGCAGTGAAGACATGCCAAGAGT contains the following coding sequences:
- the LOC107423231 gene encoding S-adenosylmethionine decarboxylase proenzyme 4, with protein sequence MAVSGFEGFEKRLELHFFGDDPEEVMGLRLLNFDSLQQVLHAVQCTVVSAVGNHYFDSYVLSESSLFVYPTKIIIKTCGTTQLLKSIRPLINHARHLGLTLCSCRYTRGNFIFPKSQPFPHTSFKDEVIYLEDCLPSNLCYRKASVMPSKSGSHSWHVFTAADNGLMMIHHHLPPPHQELFTFEICMTELDRVSAAKFYRRAGDGKSGDLAGKEMTELTGIGNINPSALICDFGFDPCGYSMNGIDGDRYSTIHVTPEDGYSYASFECVGSVYDDHEDVVQVLKKVVQVFRPATMSISTTCSSHEVWTCVAGAVESLGLKCRSCTVDEFPAAGNVVFQTFTARRK